In Burkholderiaceae bacterium DAT-1, the sequence GGCCGATGATGGTCGCCAGTCCATCGAGTATCCCGTTCAGCGAGCCGCCATTATTCAGGTCGACAAAGGGATACCCGACACTCCGGAAATCATCGCCGGCCGCCAGGATGTCGTGGTTGGCGAAACTCACCAGCGTATCGCCATCGGTATGGGCATTACGCAGAGGAATCAGCCTGACCGCTTCATGATCAAAATGCAGGGTGACCGGGCCATCATACGTAATGGCAGGCAGGGCGGCCTCGGCAGCGGCTGGCGGGGTGGTACCATCCGGGGCTTGCGCAGGGTGTTGCAGTCTGCTGCGCAGCTGATCCCTGCTCAGGATCGTCACGCCCAGTTTGCCGAAGTTTTCATTGCCGCCCACATGGTCACCATGCACATGGGTATTGATGAGATATTTGATTGGCTTGTCGCTGAGCTTGCGAATCGCCGCAACCAGTTTGTCTGTAAGCTGTCCGTACTGTGAATCCACCAGCAGAACACCGTCCTTACCGGTGAGCACACTGATCGTGCCGCCCTGTCCTTCCAGGGTATAGAAGCTGTCAGACAGCTTAGTTGTCTTGATCTCGACCTTGCTGAAATCCGGACGTGCTGGCTGAGGTGCAAGTGCGGAATCAGCGGCATTCACCGTCACAGAAAGAGAGGCCAGCGCGGCAAGTGTGAAATTGCGGAGGGTAATACGGTTCATTGCGAATAGTCCTGTCGGTGGATTGATGTACAGGACTTTGCAAAGGATGTGCCAGCCAAACGATTCCAATCAAATATCTATATTTTTCAATACATTATGTGATTTAAATTTCAAATCATCCCGCTCAGAACCTGATGCATCCCCAACACATTCGGAGATGATCTGTACATTTAGCAACACATGCAACACGCTGATTCAATCGGCCCTGCCCCAAAAAAATGGCCACCCCGCTACCAGGGTGGCCCAATCACCAGATTCAATCCAAAGGATGGACTGAAGGTTCGAGCGGACAAGCTCAATCAGGGAAATGCATGATGCGGACTTACCATTCTTTCTTTACTTCGGGTGCAGGCGCTGCGGGTGCTGCTGCACCACCAGCCGTGCGAGGAGGTGGCGCAACAATATGCGCCACCTGTGTACCCCCCGCCTTTTCATAGTCTTCCGATCCAGCCGCCCCCGCCACCAGATAGCCCTTGGCAGCAAGTGCATCAGCCACAGCGCCAGCACGCTGCGCATGGTTCGATACGGTCACAATCTGTTTATCTCGTGGCAACCAGGCCAGATGCTTGTCGATATCCTTGAACTGGATATTCAGGAAAACCGGGAAGCTGCCGTACTTGATCAGCTCGTCCGGACGTCGCACGTCCAGCACCAGCACTTGCGAAGGCTTGGCCAGTAAGGTATCGACCTCTTCGCGCGACAGGCGCTTGGCCTGATATTTCCAGGGTTGCTCTGCCTGCGCTGATTGAGTTGCAGGCGCATCCGCCGCATATGCAGTAGAAACCAGGCCGGACAGTGTCGCCCCAATCAGGGCAAGCGAAAGGCTACGTTTGATGTGCATGATGAGTCTCGCAGGTTCAATGATGACAAGCCTTCCAACTGCAAGTTTCTTGCCAGCTTGCGCAAAACCGACCAATTTGCACATAAGCCATTGAATCTATTTACCCACCCAAGGCTATTGCATCACGCCAACCTCGACTCATCGCTTTATTCCAGTGCTGCATATGCAGCACTGTGCTGCTGATTTCCACACTTTTCAGACTCAAGCCCTACGGGATGGTATGCGATCTGATACGGCTTCAATTCATCTACCATCCCATTGATTTTATTGCATTTGGAAATATCAAATAGATTACATATAACAATCTGGCACATATCTTGCCACAGAGACTCCTATAGACCATTCATCGCATACGACAGGAGTTTCAACATGCAGTCATCTTCCACCAAGCAGCCCCGCCCCTTTCAACTACGCCCGCTTGCTTTGCTCATTGCCGGTCTTGGCCTGACTATTCCGCTATCAGCGCTCGCAGCCGATGCCCCAGCCAAGGACGGCGCGCAGGAGCAGGACAAGGACAGCAACCTCAGTGCAGTGGTGGTGCGCGGCCAGAAACTGATCGAGCGCGATAAGGATGTCCCGGCTTCCGAATCCATTGTCAGCGGACAGGAGCTGGCGCAGCTGCAGGCCTATACATTGAATGCCATTGTCCAGCGTGCCGCTAATATCGCCTGGAATCAGGGCAATCAGCGCACCAGCTCGCTCTCCATTCGCGGCATTGGCAAGATCGGCCAGACCGAAGCGCAAGATCCCAGTGTGGGGGTGACGATTGACGGGGTGAGCCTTGCCTACAATCCGCTGACTTCTAGTGTCGACTTTACCGATGTTGCCAATGTGGAAGTCGCGCGCGGTCCGCAAGGCTTCAATCAGGGCAAGAATGCCAACTTGGGATCGGTGATCGTCACCACCAATCGCCCCTCATTCAAGCCGGATGGCGACTACTCGATTACCTTTGGCCAACGCAGCACCGTAATTGGTACCGTAGCGGGCGGGGGCCCGGTGATTGACGAGCTGCTGGCCTGGCGCGGTTCGCTGGCGGTCAGTCGCGGGCTGGGTGATTTCCAGAATGCGCTCAATCGCTACGATACCTATACCAATACCGACCGTATCTCGGCACGTACGCAATTCCTGCTGACGCCCAGCCCGGAATTCAATGCACGGCTCGAACTTGAACTGAAGCCCGCCGCCGGCGAAAACACCAACAACCGCAGCATCAACCAGCCCACGCCCGCGACTTACTCGAATGGCACCGCGACCAATCTAGGGACCGATGCCTCGACGCGTCTGGCACGCAGCTGGTTTACGTCCCGCATTCCCGGCTACAGCTACTCAGGCAACTATCTGAACGGCGGCGATACCCTGTATTACAACGCCCAGTTCCCGCTCACCACCGGGACCAAAGGCGCGACGCTGGAGCTGAACTGGGACTTAGGCAATAGCCGTTCCGTCACCTCGATCACCGCGCTGAAATCCTACTTCTTCAATGCGGTGAATGATGATGGGACGCCCTTCGACATTTACAGCAATGCGGGTGGTTACTTGAACAACTACAAACAGGCCAGTCAGGAAATCCGGCTGTCATCGTTTGAAAGCCCACTAGTGGACTACACCACCGGCCTGTATTTCCTGCGTGCCAATCTGGATGCCAAATACCAGCGCAGTTGGGGATCGGACGCGGGAGCGTGGTTTGCGAGCACTGCGCAATACAACACGCTGAGCGCAAATGCGCCGGGTCAGCTCCTCCTGCAGCAATCGCTGGAGGGCGTATCCATGGCGTATAACAGCCCGAGTGGACTGCAGGAAATCCGCAATCAAAGTGCCGCGGCCTTTGGCGAAGCGAATTGGCACTTTACACCCGCTTTTACCCTGACCACTGGCGTGCGCTTTACGCATGAATACCGCCGTCAGACGGGCTCGTCCTACCTTGAAAATCAAGGGATCGGCGCGGTACTGAATCCGGTATCCGTCAACGGCGTGCAACTGGGCGGATTTGCCTCGGCAGCAGATGGCACCTTGTTGCCAGGCAATGGTGTCGCCCAGCTTTCCAAAGCCGATCAGGTTGCGCTCCAGTATTTCGGCGTCTCGACCACAGCCGTTGCAGGCGCTGCCTATAACAGCCTCAGCGCCAAGCAAAAAGCTCAGGTAGCAGCCGCCAAGGCCATTCGTGCCGCCAATATTGGCGTACTGTTTGCACCACGGCAGGCCGAGACCTATGAAGCCACGCTACCTTCATTTGAATTGAGCCCGAGCTACAAGCTCAGCAATGAGCAGACAATCTATGCCTCGTTGCGACACGGCGAGAAAGCCGGGATCGCCCAACTGGTGAATGGGGTATCGGCGCAAGTAAAGCCAGAGAAAGTGAACACATTTGAAGTCGGTCTGAAATCCAGCCTGCTTGACCACACGCTGAGTCTGAATGCAGATGTCTATGCCGAAGATATCCGCGACTATCAGCAAGCCGTACGCGTGGTCGATCAGTACACCACCACACTGAATAATAACGGGCAATTCTCCTACACCACAGCGACGGGCAATGTGCCACGCGTGCAGGTTCGCGGGATCGAGTTTGATGGTGCCTACTCCGGCCTGAAATACTGGACCTTCCGCTTTGCTGGGGCCTATAACCGAGCTACCTATAAGGAATTCACCAATAATGCGCAGCCGGTTGAAAATGGCTATGCGGGCGCCTCGCCATACCGTGATGTCAGCGGCCAGACGCTCCCCGGCGCACCCAAGCTGACCTTCAATATCGCACCGCAATTTCGTATTCCTGCCTTCCGGGGTCTGGATTTCCACGTAGAAGGCAATATCGCCTATACCGGCCGCTTCAATGCCGATGCGGCCCTGTCGAGCTATGCAGAGATCCCGGCTACCACGCTGGTTGACCTCTCATTCGGACTGGGTAGATCGGATCGCCGTTTCGATGCCAGCATCGTGATCAAGAATGCCTTTAACAACGATACGCCGCTGTCGAAGACGTGGAATAGCGTGACGCCGGCCACGCCGCGCTGGGCAGGGATTGTGTTTACCGGGAAGTTTTAATGGTGAAACAATCGGAGTGATCTATCTGGTCAAACCACCCCGTACTGCACATCGCTACCGGGGTGGTGGTGATCCAGCCAAACAACCAATCCAATACTTAAGTTATAAAAACTCGATATTTAATTCCATTCCATTCATTGCGTAAGATGCCTGCCATCCAGACGGCTCACGAGGCCGCAATCAAGTACCCAGGGCAATGACAATGAACCACACCGCACTTCGTGCCGGCCTGATCGGTCTGGCGACACTCTTTTCTATCGCAGCTCAGGCAGACCAGCTGGCCGATATCCGCAAAAAGGGCGAGCTGATTGTAGGCGTGCTCGGCAGCGATGAGCCAAACAGCTTTATCGACCCTGCAACGCGCGAAATCGTTGGCTATGACGTCGATCTGGCCCGCGCCATTGCCCAGAAAATCGGCGTCAAGCTCACCATCAAGCCCATGTCGGTTGCAGCCCGCATTCCCGAACTGACTGAAGGCCGTGTCGATCTGCTGGCTGCATCACTGACACACACCAAGGAACGCGAAGCCAAGATCGATTTCTCCCTCACCACGCTAGTCACCGGCCAGAAAGTGATGGTTCGCAAGGATAGCGGCGTCACCGCCCTGCCCCAGCTGGCTGGCAAGAAAGTGGTGACCGTTAAAGGCGGCACACAGGAAATCAACTTCCGCGCGGCGGTGCCCAATGCCAATCTGGTGACCTTCGATACAACGGGGCAAGCCCTGATTGCCCTGCGTCAAGGCAAGGGCGTGGCCTATGTAAACGATGAATTTTCCATCATCGACGACTTCGCCAAGCTTGGTCCGCAGCAGAAGGACTTTCAGGTCCTGGATAAAAATCTCAGCGTCGAACCGATTGCATTGGGTTTGCGCAAGAACGAGCCGGGCTTCCGTGCGCTGGTGAATGATACCCTCAAGCAGCTGGAAGCCAGCGGCAATGCAGAACAGCTGTTCCTGAAATGGTACGGCCCGACCACCCGCCTGAAGGTGCCCAAGCGCAGCTTCAAGATTGAAACAGACAAAGTCTGATCAGATTGCCTGTTGAGCCAGATGGCACCGAGCCTATGCAGGTTCTGGTGCCGGCTTTTTTTGTATCCGGAATATCGCCACGATGTCTTTTGATCTCTCCCTGATTCTCGCCGCCCCATACCGTGACTGGCTGATGGACGGCGTACTCATGTCACTCAAGCTGACGGCAATGTCACTGGCACTGGCGCTGCCACTGGCTGCCTTGCTTGCAAGTGCACAGATTTCCCCCTGGAAATGGGCCGGCAGAGTGGCGCGTGGTTACGTTGGCATCGTGCGCAATATCCCCCTGCTGGTACATATCCTGTTCTGGTATTTCGCGGTGCCGGAACTGCTGCCCGAGCCGGTCAAACTGGCGCTTTACCAGCACGATGTCGAGCCGCTGGCCGCCATCGCCGCCCTGACGCTCTACACCGCCGCCTATATGAGTGAAGACATGCGCAGCGGTATTCAATCCGTTGGCGCCCGCCAGCTGGAAACGGCACGTGCCTTTGGATTCAGCTATCCGGCCGCCATGCGCTATGTGGTACTGCCACAAGCGGTTCGCCTTGTGCTGCCCGCGCTTCTATCGCAAACCATCAACTTGTGGAAGAACAGCAGCATTGCCACGGTGATTGGCGTGGCCGAACTGATGAATCAGGCTGCCCGCGTCGAAACCACGTTATTTCGCAGTGCCGAAGTCTTTGCGCTGGCAACGGCTATCTATGCTGGTGTAGCACTCCTGCTCACGTTCTTTGCACGCCTGCTTCAGCAGCGCTATCCCGCATACGCGGCCTGAGGGAGCACACACGATGTCTGATTTACTGCGCGACTATGGTCTGTATTTTCTGATCGGCCAATATCCGCATGGGCCGTTGGGTGGATGTGTACTGACGATACTGCTGGCCGCACTGGGTCTGCTGTGTTCATTGCCAGTGGGGTTGGCATTCGGTCTGGCGCGTGTGAGCACTCAGCGCTGGATCAGCTCGCCAATCGCCATCCTAACCACTGCGATCCGCGCGACACCACTGCTGCTGGCAGTGTTCTGGATCTATTTCTTCCTGCCCGCACTCACCGGCCACAAAACCGGCCAGTTCAGCACGATGCTGATCACGCTGATCATCTTCAACGGTGTCTATATCGGGGAGATCGTCGCAGCGGGCATCCGCGCCCTGCCACGGGGCCAGTATGAAAGTGCGCGCTCGCTTGGCTTGAGCCATGCAGCAGCCTTCCGCTATGTGGTACTCCCTCAAGTCGGCCGCCGCACGCTGCCCTCGCTGATCAACCAGTTTGTCGGTACGATCAAGGATACCTCGCTGGGTTATATCATCGGCCTCACCGAGGTCTCCTGGACCGCATCGCAGATCAATAACGAAGTCCTGACCAAGCCAGTGCAGGTGTATCTGCTCCTGGCACTGGTGTATTTTGTGCTGTGTGCCGGGGTGAGCCGCCTGGGCGGCTGGGTGGAGGGGCGGTGGCGTGGGTAGATAAGTGCCCAGACACTCAATTGATCGTGGAACCGCAATGCAATATGTCATCTGCCTTCACCGCCATATTTTCTACATTGCCATGCTTGATACGTATTTTTATTGTTTTTTCGTGGCGTAGTTTCCCACCTGCTTCCACGCACTGCTTGCCGGCTAAAACAGTAAATATTCCGTTAAGCCACTCGGCCTTTATCGCGTCATGTGTATCGGGGTAGATTTCCGACAGCGGAATTTCATCACTACCGCATGATCTAAATCTAACAAGCCAGAGCGCGCCATCCCGCAAGGAAAATACGCCAACTGGGCCGCCCATTGCAGAGCATCTATCCTCCCGTCTCCGAGTGAGCAAAATAGAGGATTGAGGCACGGGCATCGAAAGTGACGCCTCAGAGAAAATAGTGCCCTTCAGATCGAAAGATTCGAATTGATCCTGTAATGGCTCCGTTGCCAAGGCAGAAGCACACAGCAAAATTGCTGAAATGCCCTTAAAGATCTGCATCTTATCGGGCACCCGCATTATTGTGGCTGCCGCACAAACGTCTGCCCCTCAATCACCATCGTCATTCGCCCCTCTTTCAGGACAGGTGCTTGCTGAACCCGGATGGTGCTGGCCACCATCTTGAATCCGCCCTCGGTGAAAGTCAGTGGTGCCTGTAGGGTAACAAGCGAGTAGTTCATCGCCTTTGACTGAAAATCCTTCTGCTTAAGTTCTCCACCACACCTGTAGTGTTTCACATGACGGCGTTCCAGCCGTACCCAGCCCGACTGGTCAAACGTGTATTGCCTGTCGGCGCCATGCCATGTGCCAATCCAGTCGGCATGCGCGTGATCTAACGGCGTCAGGCCATCAATGTTTACCTTCCCATCTTTGGAGACCATGGCAGATCCGCCATCGACGCCAATTGCAATATGACATACGTCAGAGGCTGCCTTAGCTGGCAGCAGACACGCAACGCTAAGCACACTTGCACAGACTAGTGCTTTCATATTTCCCTCTCGATAGCATTTTTCGATAGCTTAAATGCCTCTATTACCAATACACAATACACAGGCTGATGTATCGGGCTGTTTCATCACAAACAGCCTGCACAACATCCATGCTTCATTTTCACCAGCCCCCTTGATCACCCCCCACTCCCCCTCGACCCATCAAAACCATCATTTCTCATTTAAATACACAGACATACAATAACTAAATCAGTTCAATCGCCCACTGGCACACCCCTTGCTAATAACAATGCAACTCTACTTTCATCCGCTTTATAACCGTTTCCACTATGTGGGCGCGATGTACCAGCGGAGCTGCCATTGTGATCAAGGAAACTGCCATGAGAAAAACCCTGCACGCTACGGCGGTGCTGTTTGCCTATACCAGCGTCTCGCTGGCTGGCAGCAGCCATGCAGCCACTACGCCTAATCCAGCCGGAAGCAATAGCAAAGGCTGGGCCTACTCTCCTGTACAAGCGCCTACATTGCCCAGGGTGGCGGACGAGCGCTGGGTGCTTACGCCAGTTGATCGCTTTGTGCTGCAAAAGTTGGAAGAAAAGCACTTGAAACCCTCGCGAGATGCCGAGCGCGAAGCGTATATACGCCGCGCCACGCTGGATGCATGGGGCCTGATCCCGACGCCAGAGGAAGTCAGTGCGTTTGTGAATGACAAATCGCCCAAGGCCTACGAAAAGCTGGTTGACCGGCTGCTAGCTTCCCCTCGCTATGGCGAACGCTGGGGCCGCCGCTGGCTGGATCTGACCCGTTATGCGGACTCCGATGGTTACAACGCCGACGGCACCCGACCCAATATTTGGCGCTACCGCGATTATGTGATCCAGGCCTACAACGAGGACAAACCCTACGACCGCTTCATCAAGGAGCAGCTGGCAGGCGATGAGCTCTGGCCGGACAGCCACGAAGCCAGAATTGCCACCGGTTTCCTGCGCAACTATCCCGATGAAATCAATGCCCGCGACCTGAACCTGAAACAGGTAGAAGTCGCCACCGACCTGACCAACACAGTGGGATCGGTATTGCTTGCCACGACTGTCGCCTGCGCCGCCTGCCACAACCACAAGTTCGACAAGATTTCACAGAAAGAGTACTACCAGCTGCAATCCTACTTTGTGAACGCTAGCGCACAGGATGACATTCTGGCGGCGCAAGGGAAGGAGCGGGAGACCTTTCTGGCTCAACAGGCCAGGTGGGAAGAAGCAACTAAAGAGATTCGGGATCGCCAGACCGAGATTCTGAAGCCTGTCATCAAAAAGCTGGAAGACGATCGCCTGCAAGGTTTTACCCCTGCGACCCGCGAGGCCATCGAAAAGCCCGCCGAGCAGCGCAATGCCTATGAACGCTGGATTTATAACCGCAGCCTGTGGACCTTATCCGGCCGTACACGCAATGCTGTGAACACCCTGAAAACCAAGGACAAGGAAGGCTACGCCGAATACCAGAAGCTGGATGCCAAGCTAAAAGAGTTTGACCACCTGAAACCTAAACATCCGGGCTTTATCTCGGCCATGGTAGAACTGGGTAAGGACACACCTGCCACCTATGTACTCGCCAATGGCATTTACGACCGCCATCTGGAAGAAGTCCAACCGGGGGTGCCGGCCTTGCTGGGCGGGAATTCGCCGGAGATCAAGCCAACTGATCGTTCCTCCGGTCGCCGCACCGCCATCGCCAACTGGATTGTCAGCCCCGATAACCCACTCACCGCGCGCGTCTATGTGAACCGCGTGTGGGCGCAATATTTCGGCAAGGGCATCGTTGAAACACTGGGGGATTTCGGCAAGCAAGGCGCTAAACCGACTCATCCGGAGTTGCTCGACCATCTGGCAAGCGAATTTGTGAAAGGCGGCTGGAAGCTGAAGCCGCTGCAGCGTGAAATCCTGCTGTCGCATACCTACCGTCAAGCCTCGATCCCGCGTGCCGATGTCGCCAAAGTCGATCCGGCCAACAAACTGCTGGCCACCTTCCCGCGCCAGCGCCTGGATGCCGAACAGATTCGCGATTCGCTGATCTATGCAGCGGGCTTGCTCAATGAAAAGCAAGGTGGCCCATCGGTCTTCCCTCCGGTGCCCAAGAGCTTTAACTCGGCGCTCAATGCAGCCAACTTCTGGAAGACGTCGGATGATCCGCACGATTACTACCGCCGCAGCGTCTATACCTTTGTGCGCCGCAATTCGCCCTATCCTTTCCTCGATAGTTTCGACTGGGCCAATCCGCAGCTGGTGCATCAGACCCGCGAAGTGACCACCACGGCACCACAGGCACTGGCGTTGCTGAACAGTGATCTAGTGTTTGAATGGTCGCGCGCACTGGCAGGTCGGGTAGAGAAAGAAGCAGGTAAGGACGACAAGCAGAAGATCGACCGCATCTACAGCATCCTATATTCGCGCAAACCAAGCGACAGCGAACGCACGGCCTTGCTCGCATTCTGGAAGCAACAAGAATCCGCCGCATTGAAAAAGCTGCAGGCCGGCAAATCAGTGCCACAGGTAATTGGCTACGGCATCACCGCCGAAGCCGCCAATGGTCTCGATCGTGCGTACCAGTCGCTGTATGGCCGCAAGGCAGACCGCCTGGAACAGGTGGCCTTCCAGCAATTCATTGATAGTCAGCGCAAGCTGCAGGCCAGCAAAGGCGGTGGCGGTGATGAAGATGGCGGCGCAGACATCGCCAGCGATGCCGGCAGCGAAGCGGGCAAGCAGAAAGGCAGCGACAAGCGCACGGTGCTGGCGCATCAAGCGGGTCTGGTCAGCCTGGTACACACCCTGGCCAATGCCAATGAATTTGTTTACCGCTTCTAGCTGAGCAGCATCACACCGGCCATCCATACAGACACGATACGCATTGCAAGGACAACTATCATGAGTCACTCACGCAGACAGTTTCTCGGTACCACCGGCCTCGGGCTGGGTAGCCTGCTGGCAACAGGTCTTTTCGGCGGCGTCATCAGCGCCAGTGCATTAGCAGGCGAAGAAACCGCATTCGACGATCCGCTAGCGCCGAAAAACCCGCCCTTCCCGGCCAAAGCCAAGGCGGTCATCTGGCTGCACATGGCCGGTGCGCCGAGCACGCTGGACTTGTTTGATTACAAACCCGACCTGATCAAGCTGCATGGCAAGCCGCTGCCCGACTCCTTCGGCAAGGGCCTGAAAACAGCCACCGATGGCGGTGTGGGCGCACTCTTTGCCAGCAAGCGCGAATGGAAACAGCATGGCGACAGCGGCGCATGGTTCTCCGATCTGGTGCCCAACCTTGCCAAGCATGCCGATAAGATCGCCTTTATCAAAGGCAGCAAAACAGAGGGGTCAACCCACGTCATTTCCTCGCTGAAGCTGCACACCAGCGGGCTGGTACCGGGTCGTCCGGCGCTGGGCGCATGGGTGACCTATGCGCTGGGAGCGGCCAATCCGGATCTGCCCCCCTTCGTCGTGCTACCCACCGGTAATAGCAATGCGGGTGGCGGACGTGGACAGGTGATCTGGAGTTCCGGCTTCCTGCCAGCAGTCTATCAGGGCACCGCGTTCCGTCAGGGCGATTCGCCCATCCTTCATCTGGATCGCCCCAATGTCCTGAGTGCCAGCGACCAGCGTGCCAGCCTCGATCTGCTCAAGCAACTCAATCAGAAGCATGCAGGCAAGTATCAGGGCGATACCGAGCTGGAAGCCCGTCTGCGCAGCTACGATCTGGCCTACCGCATGGAGACCTCGGCACCGGAAGCCGTCGACCTCAGCAAGGAAACCGCCGCCACCAAATCGTCCTACGGGCTAGATGACGAGATCAGCCGTGAATATGGCACCAATCTGCTGCGCGCAAGACGCCTTGTAGAACGCGGGGTGCGCTTCGTGCACGTGATTTCCGGTTCTGGTGACAAAACCTACGGCGACTGGGATGCCCACAATAGTCTCGAAAAGAATCACGCCGTGATGGCGCGCGCCGTGGACAAGCCAATTGCAGGCTTGCTGGCGGATTTGAAGGAACGCGGCCTGCTCGACTCAACGCTGGTGGTGTGGACCTCCGAATTTGGCCGCACGCCGTATGGCCAGACCGGCGATGGTCGCGACCACAATCCGTGGGGCTTCACCTCGTGGATCGCCGGTGGCGGCAGCAAGGCGGGCTACACCCACGGCGCCACGGACGAAATCGGCCTGCGCGCTGTCTCCGGCGAAGTGGATACCTATGATCTGCAGGCCACAATCCTCAGCCTACTGGGACTGGATCACCGCACCCTCACCTTCCAGCACGATGGCCGCAGCGAACGCGCCACCACCGTGCACGGTGAAGTCATCCACGAACTGATTGCCTGACCCGGATACACAAGGAACTGAACCATGAAACGCCCACTGATCATCGCGGGCCTGATCCTCGCCATTGCTGCCTTTGATTCGTTTGCCAATGTACCCGGCATTGGCGAGGACCTGATGCACGATATCGAGGACGCGACACGCGATCTGGATTCCAATCTGCTGCAGAAGAACGCCGTGGCTTCAGCTCAGAATACCGATGCCCTGCTGGAATTGTTTGCGCAGGTGTCTGACTACTACCAGCAGCATCCTGATGCAGAAAAGGGGCAGACGTACTCGCGCGACATCACCCTGCAGCTCACCACCATCAAGCAGCAGATCAGCGACCAGGACTTTGAAGGAGCATCACAAGGCATCAACAAAGTTACCAAAACCTGCAAGGCCTGCCATTCGGTGTACAAATCATGAACACAACCGCAACGACACGTCTGTTCGCCATCGGGTCAGGCCTTCTTACCTGTCTGAGTTTATCCCTGCCTGCACAGGCCGCACTGAATCCCGGTGCAGTGGCGCCCGACTTTACTGCCAGCGCCGCACTCAATGGCCAGGCGGTGCAAGTCTCACTCAAGGACGCGCTGCGCCAAGGCCCGGTGGTGGTGTACTTCTACCCCTCGGCCTTTACCAAAGGCTGCAATATCGAAGCGCACACCTTTGCAACCCGTATTGACGCCTTCCGCGCTGCACATGCGTCAGTCGTGGGTGTTTCGCTCGATGATCCTGCCCGCCTGAAGGCCTTTTCGGCTGATCCCGAATATTGCGCAGGCAAACTGCCTGTTGCCGCCGATCCGGATGGCCGGATTGCGAAGCTGTTCGCAGTGAATGTGCGCGAGGTACGCAAGGGCGCTGTCGATACACGCGGAG encodes:
- a CDS encoding peroxiredoxin gives rise to the protein MNTTATTRLFAIGSGLLTCLSLSLPAQAALNPGAVAPDFTASAALNGQAVQVSLKDALRQGPVVVYFYPSAFTKGCNIEAHTFATRIDAFRAAHASVVGVSLDDPARLKAFSADPEYCAGKLPVAADPDGRIAKLFAVNVREVRKGAVDTRGEAIDHGFAERVSFVIAQDGHIAVTLSDLPPDQHVEQALQAVQKLQANTP
- a CDS encoding DUF1501 domain-containing protein translates to MMSHSRRQFLGTTGLGLGSLLATGLFGGVISASALAGEETAFDDPLAPKNPPFPAKAKAVIWLHMAGAPSTLDLFDYKPDLIKLHGKPLPDSFGKGLKTATDGGVGALFASKREWKQHGDSGAWFSDLVPNLAKHADKIAFIKGSKTEGSTHVISSLKLHTSGLVPGRPALGAWVTYALGAANPDLPPFVVLPTGNSNAGGGRGQVIWSSGFLPAVYQGTAFRQGDSPILHLDRPNVLSASDQRASLDLLKQLNQKHAGKYQGDTELEARLRSYDLAYRMETSAPEAVDLSKETAATKSSYGLDDEISREYGTNLLRARRLVERGVRFVHVISGSGDKTYGDWDAHNSLEKNHAVMARAVDKPIAGLLADLKERGLLDSTLVVWTSEFGRTPYGQTGDGRDHNPWGFTSWIAGGGSKAGYTHGATDEIGLRAVSGEVDTYDLQATILSLLGLDHRTLTFQHDGRSERATTVHGEVIHELIA
- a CDS encoding DUF1549 and DUF1553 domain-containing protein translates to MRKTLHATAVLFAYTSVSLAGSSHAATTPNPAGSNSKGWAYSPVQAPTLPRVADERWVLTPVDRFVLQKLEEKHLKPSRDAEREAYIRRATLDAWGLIPTPEEVSAFVNDKSPKAYEKLVDRLLASPRYGERWGRRWLDLTRYADSDGYNADGTRPNIWRYRDYVIQAYNEDKPYDRFIKEQLAGDELWPDSHEARIATGFLRNYPDEINARDLNLKQVEVATDLTNTVGSVLLATTVACAACHNHKFDKISQKEYYQLQSYFVNASAQDDILAAQGKERETFLAQQARWEEATKEIRDRQTEILKPVIKKLEDDRLQGFTPATREAIEKPAEQRNAYERWIYNRSLWTLSGRTRNAVNTLKTKDKEGYAEYQKLDAKLKEFDHLKPKHPGFISAMVELGKDTPATYVLANGIYDRHLEEVQPGVPALLGGNSPEIKPTDRSSGRRTAIANWIVSPDNPLTARVYVNRVWAQYFGKGIVETLGDFGKQGAKPTHPELLDHLASEFVKGGWKLKPLQREILLSHTYRQASIPRADVAKVDPANKLLATFPRQRLDAEQIRDSLIYAAGLLNEKQGGPSVFPPVPKSFNSALNAANFWKTSDDPHDYYRRSVYTFVRRNSPYPFLDSFDWANPQLVHQTREVTTTAPQALALLNSDLVFEWSRALAGRVEKEAGKDDKQKIDRIYSILYSRKPSDSERTALLAFWKQQESAALKKLQAGKSVPQVIGYGITAEAANGLDRAYQSLYGRKADRLEQVAFQQFIDSQRKLQASKGGGGDEDGGADIASDAGSEAGKQKGSDKRTVLAHQAGLVSLVHTLANANEFVYRF
- a CDS encoding cytochrome c produces the protein MKRPLIIAGLILAIAAFDSFANVPGIGEDLMHDIEDATRDLDSNLLQKNAVASAQNTDALLELFAQVSDYYQQHPDAEKGQTYSRDITLQLTTIKQQISDQDFEGASQGINKVTKTCKACHSVYKS